A region of Geobacillus sp. 46C-IIa DNA encodes the following proteins:
- the rplL gene encoding 50S ribosomal protein L7/L12, which produces MTKEQIIEAVKNMTVLELNELVKAIEEEFGVTAAAPVVVAGGAAAGAEAAAEKTEFDVILADAGAQKIKVIKVVREITGLGLKEAKDLVDNTPKPIKEAVSKEEAEEIKAKLEEVGAKIEVK; this is translated from the coding sequence ATGACAAAAGAACAAATCATTGAAGCAGTGAAAAATATGACGGTATTGGAATTAAATGAATTAGTAAAAGCCATCGAAGAAGAATTCGGCGTAACGGCCGCAGCTCCGGTTGTTGTCGCTGGCGGCGCCGCAGCTGGCGCTGAAGCAGCGGCTGAGAAAACAGAATTTGACGTCATCCTCGCTGACGCTGGTGCGCAAAAAATTAAAGTCATCAAAGTCGTTCGCGAAATCACTGGCCTCGGCTTGAAAGAAGCGAAAGACTTGGTTGACAATACGCCGAAACCGATCAAAGAAGCTGTTTCGAAAGAAGAAGCTGAAGAAATTAAAGCAAAACTTGAAGAAGTTGGCGCGAAAATTGAAGTGAAGTAA
- the rplJ gene encoding 50S ribosomal protein L10, protein MSSAIELKKQVVAEIADKFRASKATVIVDYRGLNVAEMTELRKQLREAGIEFKVYKNTMTRRALAEIGLEGLDEVFTGPNAIAFSNEDVVAPAKILSDFAKTHEALEIKGGVIEGNVASKEEIDALAKLPSREGLLSMLLSVLQAPIRNFALAVKAVADKQEEQGA, encoded by the coding sequence GTGTCGAGCGCGATTGAACTGAAAAAGCAAGTGGTCGCTGAGATCGCGGATAAATTCCGTGCCAGCAAGGCGACCGTCATCGTCGATTACCGCGGCTTGAACGTGGCGGAAATGACCGAGCTGCGCAAACAGCTGCGCGAGGCAGGCATTGAGTTCAAAGTGTACAAAAACACGATGACCCGCCGGGCGCTCGCGGAAATCGGCCTGGAAGGATTGGATGAGGTGTTTACCGGCCCGAACGCCATCGCGTTCAGCAATGAAGATGTCGTAGCGCCGGCGAAAATTTTAAGCGACTTTGCGAAAACACATGAGGCGCTGGAAATCAAAGGTGGCGTCATCGAAGGGAACGTCGCCAGCAAGGAAGAAATCGACGCCTTGGCAAAACTTCCGTCCCGCGAAGGGTTGCTCTCGATGTTGCTTAGCGTTCTTCAAGCCCCGATCCGCAACTTTGCGCTTGCGGTTAAAGCGGTGGCCGACAAACAAGAGGAACAAGGCGCGTAA
- the rplA gene encoding 50S ribosomal protein L1 — MPKRGKKYLEALKLVDRFKAYPVAEAIELVKKTNVAKFDATVEVAFRLGVDPKKADQQIRGAVVLPHGTGKVARVLVFAKGEKAKEAEAAGADYVGDTEYINKIQQGWFDFDVVVATPDMMGEVGKLGRILGPKGLMPNPKTGTVTFDVAKAVQEIKAGKVEYRVDKAGNIHVPIGKVSFDSEKLVENFATVYEAILKAKPAAAKGTYVKNVTVTSTMGPGIKVDPTTVAVAQ; from the coding sequence ATGCCGAAAAGAGGGAAAAAGTATTTAGAAGCGTTGAAGCTCGTTGACCGCTTCAAAGCATATCCGGTTGCTGAAGCGATCGAGCTCGTGAAAAAAACGAACGTCGCCAAGTTTGACGCGACGGTTGAAGTCGCATTTCGTTTAGGGGTTGACCCGAAAAAAGCGGACCAACAAATTCGCGGTGCTGTCGTCCTGCCGCATGGCACAGGGAAAGTGGCGCGCGTGTTAGTGTTCGCGAAAGGGGAAAAAGCGAAAGAGGCGGAAGCAGCGGGCGCTGACTATGTCGGCGATACGGAATATATCAACAAAATCCAGCAAGGTTGGTTTGACTTCGACGTTGTCGTTGCCACGCCGGACATGATGGGTGAAGTCGGGAAACTTGGCCGCATTTTAGGACCGAAAGGGTTAATGCCAAACCCGAAAACGGGCACGGTCACGTTTGACGTAGCGAAAGCGGTGCAAGAAATCAAAGCTGGTAAAGTAGAATACCGCGTCGATAAAGCCGGTAACATTCACGTGCCGATCGGCAAAGTATCGTTTGACAGCGAAAAGTTGGTTGAAAACTTCGCGACGGTTTACGAAGCGATTTTGAAAGCGAAACCGGCAGCGGCCAAAGGGACGTATGTCAAAAACGTGACGGTTACGTCGACGATGGGCCCTGGCATTAAAGTTGACCCGACGACGGTAGCGGTTGCGCAATAA
- the rplK gene encoding 50S ribosomal protein L11 has product MAKKVIKIVKLQIPAGKANPAPPVGPALGQAGVNIMAFCKEFNARTADQAGLIIPVEITVFEDRSFTFITKTPPAAVLLKKAAGIESGSGEPNRNKVATIKRDKVREIAELKMPDLNAASIEAAMRMVEGTARSMGIVIED; this is encoded by the coding sequence GTGGCGAAAAAAGTAATCAAGATCGTCAAACTGCAAATTCCTGCAGGGAAAGCGAATCCGGCGCCGCCAGTAGGTCCTGCGTTAGGTCAAGCCGGTGTTAATATTATGGCGTTTTGTAAAGAGTTTAATGCCCGTACCGCTGACCAAGCAGGGTTGATCATTCCGGTTGAAATTACGGTTTTTGAAGACCGTTCATTTACATTCATCACGAAAACGCCGCCAGCTGCTGTATTGCTGAAAAAAGCGGCCGGCATCGAATCGGGCTCCGGCGAACCGAACCGCAACAAAGTAGCGACGATCAAACGCGACAAAGTGCGCGAGATTGCCGAGCTGAAAATGCCGGATTTGAATGCAGCGAGCATCGAAGCAGCCATGCGCATGGTTGAAGGCACGGCTCGCAGCATGGGCATCGTGATTGAAGACTAA
- the nusG gene encoding transcription termination/antitermination protein NusG: protein MEKNWYVVHTYSGYENKVKANLEKRVESMGMQDKIFRVVVPEETETDIKNGKRKTTKKKVFPGYVLVEMVMTDDSWYVVRNTPGVTGFVGSSGAGSKPTPLMEEEVKMILKRMGMPLAEVDVDYEVNETVRIKEGPFANFTGKIEAIDPDKHKVKLLVDMFGRETRVELEFSQIEKI, encoded by the coding sequence ATGGAGAAAAACTGGTATGTCGTCCATACATATTCAGGATACGAAAATAAAGTGAAAGCCAATTTGGAAAAACGCGTTGAATCGATGGGGATGCAAGATAAAATTTTCCGCGTTGTCGTCCCGGAGGAGACGGAAACGGACATTAAGAACGGGAAGCGGAAAACGACGAAAAAGAAAGTGTTTCCCGGTTATGTGCTCGTTGAAATGGTCATGACCGACGATTCATGGTACGTTGTGCGCAACACACCCGGCGTGACCGGATTCGTCGGTTCGAGCGGGGCCGGTTCGAAACCGACGCCGCTCATGGAGGAAGAAGTGAAGATGATTTTGAAGCGGATGGGCATGCCTCTCGCTGAGGTTGATGTCGATTATGAGGTAAACGAGACCGTCCGAATTAAAGAAGGACCGTTTGCGAACTTCACCGGAAAAATTGAGGCGATTGATCCGGATAAACATAAAGTCAAACTGCTTGTCGACATGTTTGGCCGCGAAACGCGGGTAGAGCTTGAGTTTTCGCAAATCGAAAAAATCTAA
- the secE gene encoding preprotein translocase subunit SecE, protein MQRVTNFFKEVVRELKKVSWPNRKELVNYTAVVLATVAFFTVFFAVVDLGISQLIRLVFE, encoded by the coding sequence ATGCAGCGAGTAACCAACTTTTTTAAAGAAGTCGTACGCGAACTGAAAAAGGTAAGTTGGCCAAACCGAAAGGAGTTAGTCAACTACACGGCGGTTGTGTTGGCCACGGTGGCGTTTTTCACCGTCTTTTTTGCCGTTGTTGATCTCGGCATTTCGCAGTTAATTCGCCTTGTGTTTGAATAA
- the rpmG gene encoding 50S ribosomal protein L33: protein MRQKVTLACAQCGSRNYTATKQIGRLGERLTANKFCPVCNKHTAHRETK, encoded by the coding sequence ATGCGCCAAAAAGTCACGTTGGCTTGCGCGCAATGCGGAAGCCGAAATTATACAGCTACAAAACAGATCGGCCGCCTCGGTGAGCGCCTGACGGCCAACAAATTTTGCCCAGTATGCAACAAGCATACCGCCCATCGCGAAACGAAGTGA
- the sigH gene encoding RNA polymerase sporulation sigma factor SigH, translating to MLAIDAVGGISVGECFKVDKARDYQQLEDEQLVALVHKGDGEALDFLIHKYQNFVRAKARSYFLVGADREDIVQEGMIGLYKAVRDFKGDKLSSFKAFAELCITRQMITAIKTATRQKHIPLNSYVSLDKPIYDDESDRTLMDVLSGAQATDPEELIVNREEVDDIELKMTELLSDLERKVLALYLDGRSYQEISEELNRHVKSIDNALQRVKRKLEKYLEYREISL from the coding sequence ATGTTAGCGATTGATGCGGTCGGGGGGATCAGCGTGGGGGAATGCTTCAAAGTAGACAAAGCAAGGGACTATCAACAGCTTGAGGATGAACAACTTGTCGCACTCGTTCATAAAGGGGATGGGGAGGCGCTTGATTTTTTAATTCACAAATACCAAAACTTTGTGCGTGCCAAAGCCCGCTCGTACTTTTTAGTCGGGGCCGATCGGGAAGATATCGTGCAGGAGGGGATGATCGGGCTGTATAAGGCAGTCCGCGATTTTAAGGGGGACAAGCTTTCTTCATTTAAAGCGTTTGCAGAACTTTGCATCACAAGACAAATGATCACCGCCATTAAAACGGCGACCCGCCAAAAACACATTCCGCTCAACTCTTACGTTTCTTTAGACAAGCCCATTTACGATGACGAATCAGATCGGACGCTCATGGATGTGTTGTCCGGCGCGCAGGCGACAGATCCGGAAGAATTGATTGTCAACCGCGAGGAAGTCGACGATATCGAGTTGAAGATGACGGAGTTGCTGAGCGACTTGGAGCGGAAAGTGCTTGCTTTATATTTGGATGGGCGCTCGTACCAAGAGATTTCTGAAGAGTTGAACCGCCATGTCAAATCGATCGACAACGCCTTGCAACGCGTTAAACGGAAGCTCGAAAAGTATTTAGAATACCGGGAGATCAGCTTATAG
- a CDS encoding NYN domain-containing protein translates to MNILIVDGYNIIGAWPALRRLKEEGDLAAARDLLIDKMADYKGFTGDHVIIVFDAHLVQGNEKKYKNYDVDVIFTKENETADERIERLAKTLMNARTKVYVATSDYTEQWTVFSQGALRKSARELLYEIEAVERDISKKLRDIKQRTPISKMPLNDRVAEIFEKWRRGQK, encoded by the coding sequence ATGAACATTTTGATTGTTGACGGCTATAACATCATTGGGGCATGGCCGGCGCTGCGCCGGTTAAAAGAAGAGGGCGATCTGGCCGCAGCAAGGGATTTGCTGATTGATAAAATGGCCGATTACAAAGGGTTCACCGGGGATCATGTCATCATCGTTTTTGACGCCCACCTCGTGCAAGGGAACGAGAAAAAGTATAAAAATTACGATGTTGACGTCATTTTTACAAAGGAAAATGAGACAGCCGACGAACGGATTGAACGGTTGGCGAAAACGTTAATGAATGCACGCACAAAGGTGTATGTAGCGACGTCTGATTATACAGAGCAATGGACGGTGTTCAGCCAAGGCGCCTTGCGCAAATCGGCGCGCGAACTGCTGTACGAAATCGAGGCGGTCGAGCGGGACATTTCCAAAAAGCTGCGGGATATCAAGCAGCGCACCCCGATCTCGAAAATGCCGCTCAATGATCGAGTTGCCGAAATTTTTGAAAAATGGCGAAGAGGACAAAAATGA
- the rlmB gene encoding 23S rRNA (guanosine(2251)-2'-O)-methyltransferase RlmB: protein MDYIIGRNPVIEALKSGRDINKIWIAEGAQRHAVEPVLEWAKRRGVLVQYVPKRKLDQMAEGAHQGVIAQAAAYRYYEVDDLFARAAERGEAPFFLVLDELEDPHNLGAIMRTADAVGAHGLIIPKRRSVGLTPTVAKASTGAIEHVPVARVTNLARTIDELKERGVWVAGTDAAAKDDYRSLDGTMPLALVIGSEGKGISRLVLEKCDFLFRLPMRGHVTSLNASVAASLLMYEVYRKRYPLGE from the coding sequence ATGGATTACATTATCGGCAGAAATCCGGTCATTGAAGCGCTCAAATCTGGGCGCGACATCAATAAAATTTGGATCGCCGAAGGGGCGCAGCGCCACGCCGTCGAGCCCGTTCTCGAATGGGCGAAGCGGCGGGGCGTGCTCGTCCAATATGTCCCGAAGCGCAAGCTTGATCAAATGGCCGAAGGGGCGCACCAAGGGGTCATCGCCCAAGCGGCGGCGTACCGCTACTATGAGGTGGATGACTTATTCGCCCGCGCCGCTGAACGCGGGGAGGCGCCGTTTTTCCTCGTGTTGGACGAGCTTGAGGATCCGCATAATTTAGGCGCCATCATGCGTACGGCCGATGCGGTGGGGGCGCATGGGCTCATCATCCCGAAGCGGCGTTCGGTCGGGCTGACGCCAACGGTCGCGAAGGCGTCAACCGGAGCCATTGAGCACGTTCCGGTTGCGCGCGTGACGAACTTGGCGCGGACGATCGATGAGCTGAAAGAGCGGGGAGTGTGGGTAGCCGGAACCGATGCAGCCGCCAAAGACGACTACCGTTCGCTTGACGGTACGATGCCGCTGGCGCTTGTGATCGGCAGCGAAGGAAAAGGCATTAGTCGCTTAGTGCTCGAAAAGTGTGATTTTCTATTCCGGCTGCCGATGCGCGGGCATGTCACCTCGCTTAACGCTTCCGTTGCCGCCAGCCTGCTCATGTATGAGGTGTACCGGAAGCGGTATCCATTAGGGGAATAG
- a CDS encoding Mini-ribonuclease 3 produces MAQFEMIHDVKQLNGLALAYIGDAVYEVYVRRHLLATGNVRPHELHRRAIRYVSARAQAKVILALLDEDALTDEEKAIVRRGRNAKSGTIPKNTDVQTYRHSTAFEALIGYHFLRNDERRIDELIDRSFAIIEREERALE; encoded by the coding sequence ATGGCACAGTTTGAGATGATCCATGATGTGAAACAATTAAACGGCCTGGCGCTCGCCTATATCGGCGACGCCGTTTATGAGGTGTATGTGCGCCGCCATTTGCTTGCGACCGGCAACGTTCGGCCGCATGAGTTGCATCGGCGGGCGATCCGCTACGTGTCAGCGCGGGCGCAGGCGAAAGTCATTTTAGCTTTGCTTGACGAAGACGCGCTGACCGACGAGGAGAAAGCCATCGTCCGCCGCGGCCGCAACGCCAAATCGGGCACGATCCCGAAAAACACGGATGTCCAGACGTATCGGCATAGTACAGCGTTTGAAGCATTAATCGGGTACCATTTTTTAAGGAACGATGAGAGGCGAATCGATGAGCTAATCGACCGTTCATTTGCCATTATTGAAAGGGAAGAAAGGGCGTTGGAATGA
- the cysS gene encoding cysteine--tRNA ligase, whose amino-acid sequence MSSIRLYNTLTRKKERFEPLEPNKVKMYVCGPTVYNYIHIGNARAAIVFDTIRRYLEFRGYDVTYVSNFTDVDDKLIRAARELGESVPAIAERFIKAYFEDIQALGCKKADIHPRVTENIGTIIEFIQALIDKGYAYEVNGDVYYRTRKFPGYGKLSHQSIDELQAGARIEVGEKKDDPLDFALWKAAKEGEISWDSPWGKGRPGWHIECSAMARKYLGDTIDIHAGGQDLTFPHHENEIAQSEALTGKPFAKYWLHNGYLNINNEKMSKSLGNFVLVHDIIQQVDPQVLRFFMLSVHYRHPINYSEELLESARRGLERLKTAYGNLQHRLGASTNLTDNDEEWLSRLADVRASFIREMDDDFNTANGIAVLFELAKQANLYLQEKTTSENVIHAFLREFEQLADVLGLTLKQEELLDEEIEALIRQRNEARKNRDFALADRIRDELKAKNIILEDTPQGTRWKRGS is encoded by the coding sequence ATGAGCAGCATCCGGCTTTATAATACATTGACGCGAAAAAAAGAACGGTTTGAGCCGCTTGAACCGAACAAAGTGAAAATGTATGTATGCGGCCCGACGGTCTATAATTATATTCATATCGGTAATGCCCGCGCTGCCATCGTCTTTGACACGATCCGCCGCTATTTGGAGTTCCGCGGCTATGATGTGACATATGTGTCCAACTTTACGGATGTGGACGATAAGCTGATCAGGGCTGCCCGTGAGCTCGGCGAGAGCGTTCCGGCGATCGCCGAGCGGTTTATTAAGGCGTATTTTGAGGACATTCAAGCGCTCGGCTGCAAAAAGGCGGATATCCATCCGCGCGTGACGGAAAATATCGGAACGATTATTGAATTTATTCAAGCGCTTATTGACAAAGGGTATGCGTACGAAGTTAACGGCGACGTATACTATCGGACGCGCAAGTTTCCCGGCTACGGCAAATTGTCGCACCAGTCGATTGACGAACTGCAGGCGGGAGCGCGCATCGAAGTGGGAGAAAAGAAAGACGATCCGCTCGATTTTGCTCTTTGGAAAGCCGCAAAAGAAGGAGAGATTTCTTGGGACAGCCCATGGGGGAAAGGGCGGCCCGGCTGGCATATCGAATGCTCGGCGATGGCGCGCAAATATTTAGGTGATACGATCGACATTCATGCTGGCGGCCAAGACTTGACGTTTCCGCACCATGAAAACGAAATTGCCCAGTCGGAGGCGCTGACCGGCAAACCGTTTGCGAAATATTGGCTGCACAATGGGTATTTAAATATTAACAATGAAAAAATGTCCAAGTCGCTTGGCAATTTTGTGCTCGTTCATGATATTATTCAGCAGGTTGACCCGCAAGTGTTGCGTTTCTTTATGCTGTCGGTGCACTACCGCCATCCGATCAACTACAGCGAGGAGCTGCTTGAGAGCGCGCGGCGCGGGCTCGAACGGTTGAAGACAGCATACGGCAACTTGCAGCACCGGCTTGGAGCGAGCACGAACTTAACCGACAACGATGAGGAGTGGCTTTCGCGCCTTGCGGATGTCCGTGCCTCGTTCATTCGTGAAATGGACGATGATTTCAACACCGCCAACGGCATTGCTGTCCTGTTTGAACTCGCCAAGCAAGCGAACTTGTATTTGCAGGAGAAAACGACGTCCGAGAACGTCATTCACGCGTTTTTGCGCGAGTTTGAGCAACTGGCGGATGTGCTCGGCCTTACTTTGAAACAAGAAGAGCTGCTTGACGAAGAAATTGAGGCGCTGATCCGCCAGCGCAACGAAGCGCGGAAAAACCGTGACTTTGCCTTAGCCGACCGCATCCGCGATGAGCTGAAAGCGAAAAATATCATTTTGGAAGATACGCCGCAAGGGACGAGATGGAAACGGGGATCGTAA
- the cysE gene encoding serine O-acetyltransferase, whose product MFKTLKEDIEVIFEQDPAARSYLEVILTYSGLHAIWAHRIAHALYKRKFFFLARLISQISRFFTGIEIHPGAKIGRRFFIDHGMGVVIGETCEIGDNVTVYQGVTLGGTGKEKGKRHPTIKDNCLIAAGAKVLGSITIGENSKIGAGSVVLKDVPPNSTVVGIPGRVVVRDGVKVKKDLNHTDLPDPIADRFRELEAEIARLQSELEALKHQERKSEYEQHPAL is encoded by the coding sequence ATGTTTAAAACATTAAAAGAAGACATCGAAGTCATTTTCGAACAAGACCCGGCAGCAAGAAGCTATTTGGAAGTGATTTTAACGTATTCGGGTTTGCATGCCATCTGGGCGCACCGGATCGCCCATGCGCTTTACAAACGGAAATTTTTCTTTCTTGCCCGTTTGATTTCGCAAATTAGCCGCTTTTTCACCGGCATTGAAATCCATCCGGGCGCAAAAATCGGCCGCCGCTTTTTCATCGATCACGGCATGGGAGTGGTCATCGGCGAGACGTGCGAAATCGGCGACAACGTCACCGTCTATCAAGGGGTTACATTAGGCGGGACAGGAAAAGAAAAAGGGAAGCGCCATCCGACGATTAAAGATAACTGTTTGATCGCTGCCGGCGCGAAAGTGCTCGGTTCGATTACGATCGGGGAAAACTCAAAGATCGGCGCTGGGTCGGTTGTGTTAAAAGATGTGCCGCCCAATTCAACGGTTGTCGGCATCCCCGGCCGCGTTGTCGTGCGCGATGGGGTAAAGGTGAAAAAAGATTTAAACCATACCGATTTGCCGGATCCGATCGCCGACCGGTTCCGGGAGCTTGAAGCCGAAATCGCCCGGCTGCAAAGCGAGCTTGAGGCATTGAAACACCAAGAAAGGAAGAGCGAATATGAGCAGCATCCGGCTTTATAA
- the gltX gene encoding glutamate--tRNA ligase, translating to MAKDVRVRYAPSPTGHLHIGGARTALFNYLFARHHGGKMVVRIEDTDIERNVEGGEESQLENLKWLGIDYDESVDKDGGYGPYRQTERLDIYRKYVNELLEQGHAYKCFCTPEELEREREEQRAAGIAAPQYSGKCRHLTPEQVAELEAQGKPYTIRLKVPEGKTYEVNDLVRGNVTFESKDVGDWVIMKANGIPTYNFAVVIDDHLMEISHVFRGEEHLSNTPKQLMVYEYFGWEPPQFAHLTLIVNEQRKKLSKRDESIIQFVSQYKELGYLPEAMFNFFALLGWSPEGEEEIFTRDELIRMFDVARLSKSPSMFDTKKLTWMNNQYIKKLDLDRLVELALPHLVKAGRLPSDMSDEQRQWVRNLIALYQEQMSYGAEIVPLSELFFKEEVEYEDEARQVLAEEQVPDVLSAFLANVRELEPFTADEIKATIKAVQKSTGQKGKKLFMPIRAAVTGQTHGPELPFAIQLLGKQKVIERLERVLQEKF from the coding sequence ATGGCAAAAGACGTGCGCGTGCGCTATGCGCCGAGCCCGACCGGTCATTTGCATATCGGCGGGGCGCGGACAGCGCTGTTTAACTATTTGTTTGCCCGCCATCACGGCGGAAAAATGGTCGTCCGCATCGAAGATACGGATATTGAACGGAACGTTGAAGGCGGCGAAGAGTCGCAGCTTGAAAACTTAAAATGGCTCGGCATTGATTATGATGAATCGGTTGACAAAGACGGTGGCTACGGGCCGTATCGGCAGACGGAGCGGCTAGACATCTACCGGAAGTATGTAAACGAATTGCTCGAACAAGGGCATGCGTACAAATGTTTTTGCACACCGGAAGAGCTCGAGCGGGAACGGGAGGAGCAGCGGGCGGCCGGTATTGCCGCTCCGCAATACAGCGGCAAATGCCGCCATTTAACGCCGGAGCAAGTCGCTGAACTTGAAGCGCAAGGGAAGCCGTATACGATCCGCCTGAAAGTACCGGAAGGGAAAACGTACGAAGTGAACGATCTAGTGCGCGGCAACGTGACGTTTGAGTCGAAAGACGTCGGCGACTGGGTCATTATGAAGGCGAACGGCATTCCGACGTACAATTTTGCCGTCGTCATTGATGACCATTTGATGGAAATCAGCCATGTGTTCCGCGGCGAGGAGCATTTGTCCAACACGCCGAAACAGCTCATGGTGTATGAATATTTCGGTTGGGAGCCGCCGCAGTTCGCCCATTTGACGCTCATTGTCAACGAGCAGCGGAAAAAGCTGTCCAAGCGCGATGAATCGATCATTCAGTTTGTGTCGCAATATAAAGAACTGGGCTATTTGCCGGAGGCGATGTTCAACTTTTTCGCCCTCCTTGGCTGGTCGCCGGAAGGGGAAGAAGAAATTTTTACGAGAGACGAACTGATCCGCATGTTCGACGTCGCTCGGCTGTCGAAATCGCCGTCGATGTTTGATACGAAGAAACTGACATGGATGAACAATCAATATATCAAAAAGCTTGATCTCGACCGGCTTGTCGAGCTGGCGTTGCCGCATTTAGTGAAAGCTGGACGCCTGCCGTCGGACATGAGCGATGAGCAGCGGCAATGGGTGCGCAATTTGATTGCCTTGTATCAGGAGCAAATGAGCTACGGGGCGGAGATTGTTCCGCTGTCCGAGCTGTTCTTTAAAGAAGAAGTCGAATATGAAGATGAAGCCCGCCAAGTGCTCGCCGAAGAACAAGTGCCGGACGTGCTTTCTGCCTTTTTAGCGAATGTGCGGGAGCTTGAACCGTTTACGGCCGATGAGATTAAAGCAACGATCAAAGCGGTGCAAAAGTCGACTGGGCAAAAAGGGAAGAAGCTGTTTATGCCGATTCGCGCCGCAGTGACCGGGCAAACGCACGGACCGGAGCTGCCGTTTGCCATTCAGCTGCTTGGCAAGCAAAAGGTGATCGAACGGCTCGAACGGGTGCTGCAAGAAAAATTTTAG
- the ispF gene encoding 2-C-methyl-D-erythritol 2,4-cyclodiphosphate synthase has translation MFRIGQGFDVHQLAEGRPLIIGGIHIPYEKGLLGHSDADVLLHAVADACLGAIGAGDIGRHFPDTDPRYKDADSTELLAHVWALVRQEGYTLVNADCTIIAQKPKMAPYIEDMKTMIARLLEAERSQVNVKATTTEKLGFTGREEGIAAQAVVLLQKSRA, from the coding sequence ATGTTTCGCATTGGACAAGGGTTTGACGTCCATCAACTGGCCGAAGGGCGTCCACTCATTATCGGCGGCATACATATTCCGTATGAGAAAGGGCTGCTTGGCCATTCCGATGCCGATGTGCTGCTTCACGCGGTGGCGGATGCATGCCTTGGGGCGATTGGCGCCGGCGATATTGGGCGGCATTTTCCAGATACGGACCCGCGCTATAAAGATGCTGACTCAACCGAGTTGCTCGCGCACGTATGGGCGCTCGTCCGGCAAGAAGGGTATACGCTAGTTAATGCGGACTGCACCATTATCGCACAAAAGCCGAAGATGGCACCGTACATCGAGGACATGAAGACGATGATCGCCCGGCTGCTCGAAGCCGAGCGTTCGCAAGTGAATGTGAAGGCCACGACGACAGAAAAACTGGGATTCACTGGGCGCGAAGAAGGCATTGCCGCCCAGGCGGTCGTATTGCTGCAAAAGAGCAGGGCGTAA
- the ispD gene encoding 2-C-methyl-D-erythritol 4-phosphate cytidylyltransferase, with translation MNYEAIVLAAGQGKRMNAGMNKQFIELDGEPLIVRTLKVFDGDERCTGIVLVVNPAERSRFEQLLERYRIRKVAAFANGGQERQHSVYNGLQALKGGGIVLIHDGARPFVRVRHLHELADAAVQYGAAIPAVRVKDTIKKAGGLFVEQTIDRSSLWAVQTPQAFRLSLIMEAHEEAKKAGYLGTDDASLVERLGRPVKILEGDYRNIKLTTPEDLLFAEAILASRIAE, from the coding sequence ATGAACTACGAAGCGATCGTATTGGCGGCCGGACAAGGGAAGCGGATGAACGCCGGCATGAACAAGCAATTTATTGAACTTGACGGCGAGCCGCTCATCGTCCGGACGCTGAAAGTGTTCGATGGCGATGAGCGGTGCACCGGCATTGTGCTTGTCGTCAACCCGGCTGAACGAAGCCGGTTCGAGCAGCTGCTTGAACGCTACCGCATTCGAAAAGTAGCGGCGTTCGCCAACGGCGGACAGGAGCGGCAACATAGCGTTTATAATGGATTGCAGGCGCTGAAGGGCGGGGGGATTGTCCTCATTCATGACGGCGCCCGCCCGTTTGTTCGCGTCCGGCATTTGCATGAGCTGGCTGATGCCGCGGTTCAATACGGCGCGGCCATTCCGGCGGTGCGGGTGAAAGACACGATCAAAAAAGCGGGCGGTTTGTTTGTCGAACAGACGATTGATCGTTCCAGCTTGTGGGCGGTGCAAACGCCACAAGCTTTTCGTCTGTCTTTAATCATGGAAGCGCACGAAGAGGCGAAAAAAGCCGGTTACCTCGGCACAGACGATGCCAGCCTTGTCGAACGGCTCGGCAGGCCGGTGAAAATCTTGGAAGGGGACTATCGAAACATTAAATTGACAACCCCGGAAGATCTTTTATTTGCCGAGGCGATTTTGGCGAGCCGCATTGCGGAGTAG